A window of the Chionomys nivalis chromosome 25, mChiNiv1.1, whole genome shotgun sequence genome harbors these coding sequences:
- the Tcp11l2 gene encoding T-complex protein 11-like protein 2 yields the protein MPLNDEKQCVNEQSDVESSPFSESMASLSDLECSRQSFTSDFSSKSSSPDSTSPPSGVMFDDVMAAAKSLSDMTLAHEIAVNENFQLKQNAVPENSLPGQVKRVVHQAFWDVVKADLSAEPPQYEYAIRLFEEIREILLSFLAPGANSLHNQICEVLDIDLIRQQAEHNAVDIQGLANYVITTMGKMCAPVRDEDIRELKATTNIVEMLRQIFRVLDLMRMDMTNFVIRTVRPHIQNHLVEYERNKFQEILEGTPNALSQTTEWLKESIDEEFLSETAVAPGTEQSSPPSLSPLLVLNNCYLKLLRWDYQTKVLPETLVTDGARLQELTEKLNQLRTIACLSLVTNNMVGAVTEGLPELANRLKRISAVLLEGMNKETFNLKEALDSIGVQTCAEVNKALEERGSPTLNAEVQANLIGQFSSLEKKDNPVCTLMDKRIQVYMRSLLCLSSTHKSLPPVPLGLDVIQQELEVLGCQFTNIVNLNKQVYGPIYANIFRKLLLRDEAVGKMDASLPTN from the exons ATGCCTCTGAATGATGAGAAGCAGTGTGTGAACGAGCAGAGTGATGTGGAGTCTTCCCCGTTCTCCGAAAGCATGGCTTCGCTCAGTGACTTAGAGTGTTCCAGGCAGAGCTTCACCAGCGATTTCTCCAGCAAATCCAGTTCTCCTGACT CAACAAGTCCTCCCAGCGGCGTCATGTTTGACGACGTGATGGCTGCGGCAAAGAGCTTATCAGACATGACTCTCGCTCATGAAATAGCTGTCAATGAGAACTTCCAGTTGAAGCAAAATGCTGTCCCAGAGAACAG CCTTCCTGGTCAAGTGAAGCGGGTTGTTCACCAGGCCTTCTGGGATGTCGTGAAAGCAGATCTCAGTGCTGAGCCTCCCCAGTATGAATATGCCatcagactgtttgaagaaatcaGAGAG attctcctctcttttctcgcTCCGGGTGCAAACAGCCTTCACAACCAGATTTGCGAAGTGCTGGACATTGACCTCATTAGACAGCAGGCTGAGCACAATGCTGTTGACATTCAGGGTTTGGCCAACTATGTCATCACCACAATGGGAAAGATGTGTGCTCCTGTGAGAGACGAAGATATCAGAGAGCTGAAGGCTACGACCAACATCGTGGAGATGCTGAG GCAAATATTCCGTGTCTTGGACCTCATGAGAATGGACATGACGAATTTTGTCATTAGGACAGTTAGACCTCACATCCAGAATCATTTGGTGGAATATGAGAGGAACAAATTCCAGGAAATTTTAGAAGGAACTCCAA ATGCCCTCAGTCAAACTACGGAATGGCTGAAAGAGTCTATAGATGAAGAATTCCTTTCTGAGACTGCCGTAGCTCCTGGAACTGAACAGAGTTCCCCGCCAAGCCTAAGTCCTTTATTGGTGCTAAATAATTGCTACTTGAAACTGCTTCGGTGGGATTACCAGACGAAGGTCTTGCCAGAG ACACTCGTGACAGATGGAGCACGACTTCAGGAACTGACAGAAAAGCTGAATCAGTTGAGAACGATTGCCTGCTTGTCCCTAGTCACCAACAACATGGTGGGTGCTGTCACAGAAGGCCTGCCCGAGCTCGCCAACAGGTTGAAAAGGATTTCAGCTGTTCTACTCGAAGGCATGAATAAAGA GACCTTTAACTTGAAGGAAGCCCTGGATTCTATTGGTGTTCAGACTTGTGCTGAAGTTAATAAGGCCCTGGAAGAGAGAGGCTCACCCACTTTAAATGCTGAGGTTCAAGCTAATCTCATTGGTCAATTTTCAAGCCTCGAAAAGAAGGACAATCCTGTCTGTACCTTGATGG ACAAACGGATCCAGGTGTACATGAGAAGCCTGCTCTGTCTTTCAAGCACTCATAAGAGCCTGCCTCCTGTGCCACTGGGCCTTGATGTCATTCAGCAGGAGCTGGAAGTGCTTGGCTGTCAATTCACAAACATTGTGAATCTCAACAAACAGGTGTATGGACCAATCTATGCAAATATATTCCGAAAGCTGCTCTTGAGGGATGAAGCTGTGGGGAAGATGGACGCTTCACTGCCAACCAACTGA
- the LOC130866489 gene encoding uncharacterized protein LOC130866489, whose product MFCGATQSTKPPSRQQGSDPDVTRAGLLAGQVQRKSPESRPLAHVPRSPLPPAAPRFLSKQTLGGGDCQGRAQRPRNPATSPKHRPRSGPAGLHRGSAPLSGIGGSGDGITECPERLAAPAQSLARTQRVVITAQRTQSSLDTAATAPPLQIPSRGEQMPGLRSPPTALRRSGPRRSHGPSPGMGLHSDGRGRLGLKAVWTGEDILPRLTDGTREWMGKQANIRGGL is encoded by the exons ATGTTTTGTGGTGCCACCCAGAGCACAAAGCCACCCTCGAGACAGCAAGGGTCTGACCCAGATGTGACCAGAGCTGGCCTCCTGGCCGGTCAAGTCCAACGGAAGTCTCCGGAGTCCCGCCCGCTCGCCCACGTTCCCCGCTCGCCCCTCCCTCCAGCAGCACCACGTTTCCTGTCAAAACAAACGCTTGGGGGAGGGGACTGTCAGGGCAGAGCCCAGCGACCGAGAAACCCGGCAACAAGCCCCAAACACAGGCCGAGGTCCGGTCCGGCTGGGCTCCACCGCGGCTCGGCCCCACTCTCCGGGATCGGGGGCAGCGGGGACGGCATCACTGAGTGCCCGGAGCGTCTCGCGGCCCCAGCGCAGTCGCTGGCACGCACCCAAAGGGTTGTCATCACGGCCCAGCGGACCCAGAGCAGCCTGGACACCGCCGCCACTGCGCCCCCACTTCAGATCCCGAGTCGGGGGGAGCAAATGCCCGGACTTCGGAGCCCTCCCACTGCCCTGAGGAGAAGCGGTCCCCGCAGATCCCATGGCCCCTCCCCTGGGATGG GTTTACATAGTGACGGCCGAGGACGGCTCGGATTGAAAGCCGTTTGGACGGGAGAAGACATACTCCCCCGGCTCACTGATG GTACTAGAGAATGGATGGGAAAACAAGCCAATATTCGAGGGGGTTTGTGA